A segment of the Streptococcus chenjunshii genome:
TGTAAAGACTTGCGTTACCTTTTGCTCACCAACGTCATTTGCAATCCCTTCGCCAGCGTGGGTACTCTCTTAACTTGCGTTTGGCGTTAGCTTTAGTCTTACTGATGTTAATCTCAGGAAAAAACACGCTATCTATGCACTCGCTCAATATAGATCACCTCGCTATATATTTTGCTTTCAGCCAACAGCCACGCTTGATAATTCTTTGCTTCCGTCTCCGTTTCAAATTCAACGCTTTGCACTTCATGCCTCGGCCGGCCGAACTCCTGTTTAAATACTTTTACAATCCACATATTCACTCACTCTCTCCACCCGTTATAGATTTCAATGCACGGAATTTCGCTGTTTTCTGGGGATTTGCTAATGATTAAATTATAGCCGGTTTTCTCTTTGATTTTTAAAAGCTCTTCTAAGCTGTTGACTTCAATAAAACGGCCTTCTTCCATCCCTATTTCATGGCTTGTTTCCTTTTTCGTGACTGGGTATTTTCCAGTTAGGACGTCATTAAGATAGTAATCAACATTCCCTATCGTTGTTGTAATCATAAATTTCATTTTTCATTCTCCTTCCATTTTTTACTTTCGGCGGTTCTGGCAGCGGTGCCCAAAAGAGCCCATTCCCACCGTCTGGCTCGTTTTCTAGTCCTGCATTTTGGCTGTCAGCATAAACCCATGTATCTATCCAAACATCAATGCCGTTACTAACCAAAACCCGCTCATCTTCTTCCGGTACTGGTCCGTTCCAAACCCAATCACTGCCAAAAAATTCACGTTCTTCAGCGTCTGCCTCTCGCAGCCTTAATTCAGTCCACATTGTCCGCCTCCTACTTTTTCGTCAAATACAAATTAATAAACATTATAACGATTAAAACAATTACTGCTGTATCATTCATCTTCTTCCACCTCCAATAATTCCGGATTATCAAATTTATTTCCGACTATTTCCGCCCGCCAACAGTCTTTTAAATCTTTAGCGTACTCGTCAGTGCCTGCTATCCACGCCCCCCAAATCTCGTTGTACCAAACAACTCGGTGCCCGTAACCGTCTCGCAGTATATCTCCCTCAAAGACTTCATTTCCGTTTGCTAAAAAATCTGTTGACATGCAGATAGTCTCTTTGGCGACCGCGCACCATTTATCAATAGTTATGTACTCGTCTGTAGCCTCAAACACTCCGCCGAGTATATAAAATGTTCCATCATCACCTTCAATAGGTGTGCCATATATCCACTCGCCATTGTTTTCTTTTGCAATTGATTTTGCTTTAAATTTCGGTATCATCTTTTACCTCCTCACTCCTTAATGTCAAACCCGCCCGGACCTACTCCGGTACGTCCATAGTATTTTCTGCACGACAAAACACGCCAGCCTTTCTTGTTTTTTAACAACGTCACAAACTCTTTTGTCTGCTCATCATCAAAGACATACATCAAGCTTCCGCCGTATATCCCGTGCGACTGCTTAACTGCGTCTTTGTGCCCTGCGCCTTCTAGCGCGCTTTGGTAAGTTTTATAAAATTTAGTTGTATTTTTCATCATTTTTTCTTTTTCAAACCACGCCGCCATAGCCGGGGTCACGGCGGGTAACAAAGGAATCTAAGCAGGAGCTCTGCTTTATCAGAAAATCACCTTTCTTTATTTATTCCCCCGGCCATACTCAAGACAGGACTTGCACCTACCTAGAGCTAATGCTTGAGCCAATACTTACAATGCTTTGATGCACAAAGTCCCTGTGCCCGCTCTGAAAATAATTTTCGGCTGGCTGAACCTTAATGTCATGCTTACGAACGATCCGTTTAACTGTCTCAATGTCCACGTCAAGCTTATTCGCTATCTGCTCTCTAGTCAGTCCTTGTGCTGCAAGCTTTTTGACTTTTTCGATATCGGTAGGAACCCATTTAGCTATTCCCAGAGTTGTAATTTTGTGTTCAATTGCCTGCAGCGATTTGCCTAATTGCTGCGCTATTTCTTTGTTGGTAAGCTTACCGTGATAGTTTATTAATTCCTGCAGTTCTCTTTTCGTCCAACCATTCAGACGTGCGGTGTCAATTAAACCAGAGCGTCTAAGCTGATACGCTTTTTGAGTCACTGCGGAGCGTGTTCGTCCTAGGAAATCCGCTATCTTATCAAGTGTACTTTCGCCGTCTTGATAAGCTAGAATTAGGTAATCAATGTCATCTTGCGACCATTTAACCCGCTTATCTACCACTTCGGCAGTATTGACATTAAAGTACTCCCCAGACTGTACTTGTCCTAAAAAATTTCCGTCCAACTCATCAGTCATCACTCTGACTTTGATTGTGACGATATCGCCTGTTTTAATCATCGCCCTGCCCTACACTTTCCAATTTTTCAATCAGCCAATCCAAGTTTTGTCTGGCTTTTTTCAGGTCTTCCACCCCGTTCTTCGAGTGATACCGCAGCATGTACTTAATGGCATTGCCCCAATAGAAACCTTCCTCAAATTCTGGAGAGGCTCCAAAATTCTTAATGACATCTACTGCTTCTAAGCCATATCGGCCTTGATAATGTTTTGGCTTGTGGATAATGTCTTCAGTTTTCATAGTCTAACCCCAAATCTTTAAGTTCAGCTTTTAACTCTTTAATGTGTTCGTCTATCACTAATAAAATTTTAGCGGATAATTCAGGGCTGACAGTCATTTCTTTTGTTGCCCAAAACAAGCTTCTGATAACCAAATTTTTTTTGACTTTCACAGCGTTTGTGACTTCCCACTCTTTTATTTCATCAATTATTTTTGCGACTCTTTTAAAATCTCCTTTATTCATTCTTATACCTTCCTTTCAATTTTTTCAATTTTCCAATATTTGAAAGTTATCAGCAACAACTTCCATTCTTTGTTGGCTGATTTGAATTCTTCCTGTAAGTCCAATCAAATCACCTCTTTTACACCAGTTCGTCAAATTTTCGGCTGCTTGTCCCAAAATAACGCAGTTAATAAAATCAATCTCATGTCCTTCTGCACGGTTCACAGCCAAGGTAAAACTAGCTACTGCTTGCTCACTTTGAGTGTGTTCGAGTTCTGCGTCCCATGTCATGCGACCAACAAGTGTTACATTATTAATCATGTGATACTTTCCTCCTAAATAGTTATTTGTTTTTTTTATAAGGTTACCGGGTTACCGTTTTTTCGAAAAAGTAATATATTTTTTTATAAAGAATATTGATTTAATAGACTTTTTATTATATATATAAATTTTTACTACTT
Coding sequences within it:
- a CDS encoding YopX family protein, which codes for MIPKFKAKSIAKENNGEWIYGTPIEGDDGTFYILGGVFEATDEYITIDKWCAVAKETICMSTDFLANGNEVFEGDILRDGYGHRVVWYNEIWGAWIAGTDEYAKDLKDCWRAEIVGNKFDNPELLEVEEDE
- a CDS encoding DUF3310 domain-containing protein yields the protein MKTEDIIHKPKHYQGRYGLEAVDVIKNFGASPEFEEGFYWGNAIKYMLRYHSKNGVEDLKKARQNLDWLIEKLESVGQGDD